The genomic stretch CATTTCATGCAATAACTCCGGATCCTCCACGTTCAGCAACGTAGCCGTCTCCGCCGGAGTTAAAATTTTTATATCCAAAGATTTTTGTAAAATATCCCGCACTTGTTGTTTATCGGGATTCTTATGCTTTTCAATATCCGCAAATATCTGTTCTTCATCAATAAAATCCTTTCCGCCATCCAGATATTTATCGATTTCCGCTTGTTTGATTACACTGGCAGTCCAATCTTTTACACTACTCATTTTTCACTTCATTACAAGTTCATAAAAGTCCTAAAGTCTACAAAGCCCACCATGCACGTTTTCCCCACCCCTCTCATCACGTGGAATCTTTATGCATACACAAAGATCGTTAATTATTTCATCAATGCTCTCTATTCCTGATATTTATTTTCAATCAGCTCATAAAGAAAATCAATAACCCGATCATGTACCCCGTAAACGTCCCTTCTAAATTCCTATGAACCTTAGCTTAATAATTCTTTTACCATAGCGGAAATCGCTTTACCGTCAGCCACCCCGGCCAATTCCTTGGAAGCGACTCCCATCACTTTTCCCATCTCTTTGGCTGAAGTAGCTCCAACCTTCTCGATGATCACTTTCAACGCGGTTCTCAGTTCTTCCTCACTTAATTGTTTCGGCAAGAATTCGTTCAACACTTCGACTTGCGCCATCTCATGAGCATACAAATCTTCTCTCCCTTGATTTTTATATATTTCAGCCGACTCTCGTCCTTGCTTTGCCAACTTCTGGATAATTTTCACGCTTTCACTATCAGCAATTTGCTCCGGAGCCCCGGCAACAGATTTTGCTTCGATAAAAACCTTCTTTATATTTCTCAAAACTTCCAAACGAATGGTATCTTTAGCTTTCATGGCTGCCATGATGCCTTTGCTAACCTGTTCTTCTATTGTCATTGTTCCTGAATTTAAAATTAAAACCCACGAAGTTACTATTTATTCCTCAAATTTCCACCAGCCATTTTTAATTTTCGAAATCCTGACGTAATTTTGTATCGTAAAAATATCTGCATGAAAACAATCATCACGAACCAAACCATTTAGAATATAGCTTACCCGATTATCCTGGGTAGCCTGGCACAAACTCTTATTACCCTTACCGACACGGCATTCTTAGGGCGCGTCAGTGAGGTAGCCTTGGGAGCCTCGGCCATGGCCGGGATTTATTATTATGTTTTTTCCACGCTGGCCTGGGGATTCTCAATAGGGATACAAATCATCGTGGCGAGAAGATTGGGAGAAGGTAAACTAAACCGTATCGGAGTCGTTTTCGAACACGGGTTGTGTTTCGTATTCCTCCTGTCCATGACCCTCTTCCTCATACAACGATATTATAGCGACGTGTTGCTCGGAGCTTCCATCCAATCCCCGAACATCTACGCGGCAGCCATGGAATACATGTCCTACCGCCATTACGGGATTATATTCGTATGCTTCAACTTTTTATTCCGGGCCCTTTACATCGGACTCTCCAACACGAAGATCATCGGTTATTCAACAGCAGCCATGGCCATCATCAACGTGATTTTCAATTACCTACTCATTTTCGGAAAATTCGGTTTCCCGGAACTGGGAGTCGGAGGTGCGGCACTGGCCTCCGTGATGGCAGAAATTTCCGCCTGCCTTATTTTCATTTTCTATACCTTACTAAAACTCCCGATCAAACAATATGCGCTTTTTTCGTTCCACAAACTAGAGGGTTGGTTAATGCTCACCGTACTGAAAACGGCCTTTCCAACCATGGTACAAAAACTGTTGTCATTCGGGACATGGTATATATTTTTCATGCTCATCGAACACATGGGAGAACGCCCCATAGCGATAACCATCATCGTACGTAGTGTCTACATGCTCATACTCATTCCGGTATTCGGTTACGGGGCAACGGCAAACACGCTGACCAGCCGTTTGATCGGGGAACAACGCCAACCGGAGATCATGAGTACCCTGCGTCGGATCATGAAACTTTCCATGTTGAGCGTCCTCCCCGTTCTGCTTATATGCTACGTGTTCCCGTATTACGTGCTATC from Butyricimonas virosa encodes the following:
- a CDS encoding GatB/YqeY domain-containing protein, which encodes MTIEEQVSKGIMAAMKAKDTIRLEVLRNIKKVFIEAKSVAGAPEQIADSESVKIIQKLAKQGRESAEIYKNQGREDLYAHEMAQVEVLNEFLPKQLSEEELRTALKVIIEKVGATSAKEMGKVMGVASKELAGVADGKAISAMVKELLS
- a CDS encoding MATE family efflux transporter — protein: MGSLAQTLITLTDTAFLGRVSEVALGASAMAGIYYYVFSTLAWGFSIGIQIIVARRLGEGKLNRIGVVFEHGLCFVFLLSMTLFLIQRYYSDVLLGASIQSPNIYAAAMEYMSYRHYGIIFVCFNFLFRALYIGLSNTKIIGYSTAAMAIINVIFNYLLIFGKFGFPELGVGGAALASVMAEISACLIFIFYTLLKLPIKQYALFSFHKLEGWLMLTVLKTAFPTMVQKLLSFGTWYIFFMLIEHMGERPIAITIIVRSVYMLILIPVFGYGATANTLTSRLIGEQRQPEIMSTLRRIMKLSMLSVLPVLLICYVFPYYVLSIYSNSLELIAASTPSLYVIGLAALSFCFGITFFEAISGTGNTTHALILESFVLIFYTFQTWLFTTVVRSDVAFVWTVEITYGILIGVVSLIYLKYTKWQQKKV